In the Fibrobacter sp. UWB4 genome, GACTATACTTCAATTTCCATGCCGGTGTGCATTTGTTCGACTTTGTCGCCGAGAACGTTGTGCAAAATCTCGTAGGCGCGCCCTCCGGTGCAATGCCCTGTGTAGATTTTTTGAACGTTCAATTCGCGGAGGCGTTCCGCGAATGCTTTCACGCGATCATCGGGCGTGCGGAAAAGGTGGAAGCCGCCAAGAATGGCGTAAATCTGTTTGCCGGGGAATGTCGCTTCGATTTCTTTAATGATGTTGTCTGCGCCGCCGTGGCTACAGCTGTTCATGATGAAGAGTCCCTTGGGCGTATCGAAGACTAGACTTTGTTCGTGGTCGAAACTGTCGGGGCGGTACTTGCCGTTTTCCTTGACGCTCATGTGGGCGCGCTTGCCAATTTCGTCGAGATTCGGAGTCTTGTGACCGACGAGGGTGACTCCCGGGAAAATCTCGCAGTCGCCGTTGACGAATACGATGCGGTTGGCGTTCTTTTTGAGCGTTCCTTTGCGGATGCCGATGTATTCTTGATACGTGAAAAACTTTAAGAATTTGTGCGTGTGGTAGCAGTTTTCGCGGGCGGCGTTACGCAAGTAGAATTTGGCGTGGTTATTCTTGTTGAAGAATTCCTGCATGCCGTCGGCGTGGTCGTAATGCGCA is a window encoding:
- a CDS encoding MBL fold metallo-hydrolase encodes the protein MIIKILIDNISGSEKQLKGEWGLCVYTEFNGKRILLDTGASAQFAKNAALMSIDISKIDAGVLSHAHYDHADGMQEFFNKNNHAKFYLRNAARENCYHTHKFLKFFTYQEYIGIRKGTLKKNANRIVFVNGDCEIFPGVTLVGHKTPNLDEIGKRAHMSVKENGKYRPDSFDHEQSLVFDTPKGLFIMNSCSHGGADNIIKEIEATFPGKQIYAILGGFHLFRTPDDRVKAFAERLRELNVQKIYTGHCTGGRAYEILHNVLGDKVEQMHTGMEIEV